Proteins encoded in a region of the Oncorhynchus clarkii lewisi isolate Uvic-CL-2024 chromosome 18, UVic_Ocla_1.0, whole genome shotgun sequence genome:
- the LOC139372821 gene encoding zinc finger protein 585A-like, which produces MASVKLEDCSQTLELNVNIKDEEVEEKIRTTVSHGYHVEIFSTSREQQQEDQRAKRSHHCPHCEEIFPFLSKLKIHLKIHTGAKPYVCSDCGKCFKTSTHLKVHQRTHAGAKPYVCSDCGASFSQLCNLKTHQRIHTGAKPYSCSDCGKKCKTSNELKVHQRTHTGEKPYFCSDCGKSFSHHSNLKTHQRIHTGAKPYSCSDCGKNFKTSNELKVHQRTHTGEKPYVCSDCGKCFKTLGHIKVHQRTHTGEKPFFCSDCGASFSQLGTLKTHQRIHTGAKPYVCSDCGKCFTISSHLKAHQITHTGEKPYSCSDCGKCFQTLYEIKVHQRTHTGEKPYVCFDCGKCFTISSHLKAHQRTHTGEKPYSCSDCGKRFKTSNELKVHQRTHTGEKPFFCSDCGASFSQLGTLKTHQRIHTGEKPYVCSDCGKSFSHQGNLKTHQRIH; this is translated from the exons atggcatcagtgaagctggaagactgcagtcaaacactggagctgaatgtcaacattaaagatgaagaagtgGAGGAGAAGATTAGGACAACTGTTAGTCATG GATACCATGTTGAGATATTCTCCACATCCAGAGAGCAACAGCAGGAAGATCAGAGAGCTAAGAGGTCTCATCACTGCCCACATTGTGAAGAGATTTTCCCATTTCTATCAAAGCTAAAAATACacctaaaaatacacacaggagcgaagccttacgtctgctctgactgtggaaaatgttttaaaacatcaactcatctaaaagttcatcagagaacacacgcAGGAGCGAAGCCTtacgtctgctctgactgtggggcgaGTTTCTCTCAGCTGTGCaacttaaaaacacaccaacgtatacacacaggagcgaagccttattcctgctctgactgtggaaaaaaatgtaaaacatcaaatgagctaaaagttcaccagagaacacacacaggagagaagccttacttctgctctgactgtgggaagagtttctctcACCATAGCaacttaaaaacacaccaacgtatacacacaggagcgaagccttattcctgctctgactgtggaaaaaattttaaaacatcaaatgagctaaaagttcatcagagaacacacacaggagagaagccttatgtctgctctgactgtggaaaatgcttcaaaacatTAGGTCATATAAaggttcaccagagaacacacacaggagagaagcctttcttctgctctgactgtggggcgagtttctctcagctgggcaccttaaaaacacaccaacgtatacacacaggagcgaagccttacgtctgctctgactgtggaaaatgcttcacaaTATCATCTCATCTAAAAGCTCATCAgataacacacacaggagagaagccttattcctgctctgactgtggaaaatgttttcAAACATTATATGAgataaaagttcatcagagaacacacacaggagagaagccttacgtctgctttgactgtggaaaatgcttcacaaTATCATCTCATCTAAAAgctcatcagagaacacacacaggagagaagccttattcctgctctgactgtggaaaacgttttaaaacatcaaatgagctaaaggttcatcagagaacacacacaggagagaagcctttcttctgctctgactgtggggcgagtttctctcagctgggcaccttaaaaacacaccaacgtatacatacaggagagaagccttacgtctgctctgactgtgggaagagtttctctcACCAGGGCaacttaaaaacacaccaacgtatacaTTAA